The Odocoileus virginianus isolate 20LAN1187 ecotype Illinois chromosome 3, Ovbor_1.2, whole genome shotgun sequence genome includes a window with the following:
- the LOC139029624 gene encoding olfactory receptor 7E178-like has protein sequence MYLVTMLGNLFIILAVTSDPHLHTPMYFFLSNLSLADISFVSTTIPKMILNIQSHSRVISYTGCLTQMSTFILFGYMDCTLLTVMAYDRFVAICHPLHYMVIMNPRTCSCLVLVSFMVSLLDSQVHNVIVLQLPCFENVEISSFFCGPSQLLNLACSDILTNSTVRYIIGAMSGFLPTSGIFFSYYKILVSILRAPSSGGRYKAFSTCGSHLTVVCLFYGTALGEYLSSAVSQSPRKNVAASVMYSVVTPMLNPFIYSLRNKDIKRALWRLLRRTISS, from the coding sequence ATGTACCTGGTCACCATGCTGGGGAACCTGTTCATCATCCTGGCTGTCACCTCTGATCCCCACCTCCACactcccatgtacttcttcctctccaacctgtccTTGGCTGACATCAGTTTCGTCTCCACCACCATCCCTAAGATGATTTTGAACATCCAAAGTCACAGCAGAGTCATCTCCTACACAGGCTGCCTGACACAGATGTCTACTTTTATCCTTTTTGGGTATATGGATTGTACTCTTCTTACAGTGATGGCCTATGACAGGTTTGTGGCCATCTGTCACCCACTGCATTACATGGTCATCATGAACCCACGCACCTGTTCCTGCTTAGTTTTGGTGTCTTTTATGGTTAGTCTTTTGGACTCCCAGGTGCACAATGTGATTGTGCTACAACTTCCCTGCTTCGAGAATGTAGAAATTTCTAGTTTCTTCTGTGGCCCTTCTCAACTCCTCAACCTTGCCTGTTCTGACATACTCACAAATAGTACAGTCAGGTATATTATTGGTGCCATGTCTGGTTTTCTCCCTACCTCAGGAATCTTTTTCTCTTACTATAAAATTCTTGTCTCCATTCTGAGAGCCCCCTCATCAGGTGGGAGGTAtaaagccttctccacctgtggtTCTCACCTGAcagttgtttgcttattttatggAACAGCCCTAGGTGAGTATCTCAGCTCAGCTGTTTCACAATCTCCCAGGAAGAATGTAGCAGCCTCGGTGATGTACTCTGTGGTCActcccatgctgaaccccttcatctacagcctgaggaacaaaGACATCAAAAGGGCCTTGTGGAGGCTCCTTAGAAGAACAATCTCTTCTTAG